The segment GATTGATGTCCAGGGATAGAGTAATTAGAAATTTCATATCTTGAATAACCTGAAGCTTTTAAAATAAAGTTTGTTAACTCACTATTTTTAAAAGCATCATCATCCTTTGGTAAAGATAGTTTACCTAAATCAACTAATTTCTTAAAAACCGTTCCATTCTCGATACTTAAATCATAAATTGATATGTGTGGAGGAAAAAACTTTAACGATTGTTTTAAGTCTTCTTGCCATTCTTTAAAACCACTTCTTGGTAAATTTTGAATTAAATCCAAACTCCAACTTTTTATAAAACCATGATTATATGCTCTCTTTAACCAAAAACAAGATTTTTCTACATCCTTGCTGCAATGTCTTCTTCCCGCCTGTTCTAAGACCTGATTATTAAAACTTTGAACTCCAAGACTAAATCTATTAATCCCAGCCTTTATAAAGCCATATAGATCATCTTCATTAAAACTAGCTGGATCAACTTCCATTGTGATTTCAGCACCATAATCAATTTTATAATTCTCCTTAAAAAGATTTATTAAATCTTTAATCTGTAAGGGATTTAAAATTGAAGGAGTTCCTCCACCGATATAAATTGTTGAAAGAGGAGATTTATGTTTGATTGATAATATTTCTTTATTTAAATAGGTCAAATATTCTTTAACGGTTTTACTCCCATATCCCTCTAAACTTTCGATTTTATTACCTAAAGGTATAACTGCAAAATCACAATAGAAACATCGTCTGTGGCAAAAAGGTATGTGTACGTAAGCACTTCTAGGCAATTTATTCATCATGCAAACAAAATATAAAGCTTAAAAAAAAAACATAGAGGAGTTTTAAAAATAAAATCTTTATTTACTCAATTAATAAATCCTAGTAGATTATATATATGACGGATATCTTAGTACTAATTTTATTTGTATTGTCTGGAGCGGCATCAGGATGGCTTGGGGTTGATCTTCTACCAATAGACATACTTAAACAAGTCTCTAATGTAGAAGGTTTTAGAATTGTACTAGCCATAATAGGATTTTTTATTGGATTAGCAGCAGGTTTTGTATTTTTACAGCTTAGAAAGACATTCCTTGATCAAATACGTACAATGCCTACGGATTTGTTAATAAGCAGAGCGGTAGGGTTGATTTTAGGATTACTTGTTGCAAATCTACTACTTGCTCCAATATTGTTGATTCCATTTCCAAGGGAAGTATTTTTTGCAAAACCTTTAGCAGCCATTCTTAGTAATTTTTTCTTTGGGGCACTTGGTTATAAATTAGCTGATACTCATGGCAGGACATTGTTAAGACTATTTAACCCTACTAATACTGACGCTTATTTAGTAAATGAAGGAATAATTCCAGCAGCAAGTCCAAAAATTCTTGATACTAGTGTAATTATTGATGGAAGGATAAATGGTTTATTAAGCTGTGGATTACTTGAAGGTCAATTAATTGTGGCCCAAAGTGTAATTGATGAACTACAAACCTTAGCTGACTCTAGTAGTAATGAAAAAAGAGGAAAAGGAAGAAGAGGTCTTAAATTATTAAAAGAGCTGAGAGAACTATATGGAAGGAGACTTGTAATAAACCCAACTAAATATGAGGGGAATGGGGTAGATGAAAAACTTCTAAGAATTACGGAGGATATGGCAGGTACTTTAATTACGGCAGATTATAATCTTTCCCAAATTGCAGAAGTAAAAGAATTAAAAGTTATGAATTTGAGCGATTTAGTTATAGCTTTAAGGCCAGAAGTACAGCCTGGAGAATCACTTAATATAAAAATAGTCAGAGAGGGTAAAGAAAAATTGCAAGGAATTGGATATTTAGATGATGGGACAATGGTCGTAATTGATGATGCAAAGAAATTTGTGGGAGAAAGATTAGATATAGTTATTACTGGTGCATTGCAATCGCCCACTGGAAGAATGGTATTTGGGAAATTGATAAATAATCCTGAGTCAAACAAATCTTTTAAATCTCCAGCGACACAGGGCTAAATATAGCTAGAATCATACTAGTATTTATTTTGTAGAACATATGACTGTATCTGCTCCTTATTACGGCGAGAATACCGCTATGAGGACTCCGCCACCAGATTTACCTTCTCTTCTGCTAAAGGAGAGAATTGTATACCTAGGATTACCGTTATTTTCAGACGATGACGCTAAAAGACAATTAGGAATGGATGTTACCGAGCTAATTATTGCTCAACTCCTATATTTAGAATTTGATGATCCAGACAAACCTATTTATTTTTATATAAATTCAACAGGCACTAGCTGGTATACCGGAGATGCGGTTGGTTTTGAAACAGAAGCTTTTGCTATTTGCGATACCATCAACTACATTAAACCTCCTATTCATACAATTTGTATTGGACAAGCAATGGGAACAGCGGCAGTTATATTGTCTTCAGGGACTAAAGGGCATAGAGCAGCTCTTCCTCATGCTTCTATTGTTCTTCATCAACCAATTAGCGGAGCTAGAGGGCAAGCAACTGATATCCAAATAAGGGCAGAAGAGGTGTTAAAAAATAAAAAATCAATGCTGGAGATCTTATCACGCAACACCGGTAAAAGTATTGAAGAGCTTTCGAAAGATTCTGACAGGATGAGTTATCTTAACCCTCAAGAAGCTTTAGATTATGGAGTGATAGATAGGATACTCACAAGTCAAAAAGATTTACCTAATAACATTTAATCCTTACTTTTAACTCACTACTTTTTTAAAATTATGCCAATAGGAACTCCAAGCGTGCCGTATAGACTACCAGGAAGTCAATACGAAAGATGGGTAGACATTTATACAAGATTGGGTGTTGAGAGGATTTTATTTCTCGGACAAGAAGTTAATGATGGAATTGCGAACAGCTTAGTTGCTCAAATGCTATACCTTGATTCTGATGATAATACAAAACCTATTTATCTTTACATAAACAGTCCTGGCGGATCAGTCACTGCTGGTTTAGCAATATATGACACTATCAAATACGTTAAGAGCGATGTAGTCACTATATGCGTAGGTCTTGCAGCCTCAATGGGAGCATTTTTATTGGGAGCTGGTACTAAAGGTAAAAGGGTTGCTCTTCCTCATAGTCGAATTATGATTCATCAACCACTGGGAGGGACTTCACAACGTCAGGCTAGCGATATTGAAATAGAAGCTAGAGAAATACTGAGAATTAAAGATATGTTGAATCACTCTATGTCTGATATGACAGGACAATCCTTTGAAAAAATAGAGAAAGATACTGATAGAGATTATTTTCTAAGTGCTGAAGAAGCTAAAAACTATGGGCTAATAGATAGAGTAATTTCACATCCAAGCGAGGCGAGCTAGCTCTTATTATCTAAAATTAATATTTAAATATTAATTTTTAAATGAGCAATTATATGGTTTATTTACACCTTTAATGTCTAAAATATTAACTATCAAAAGTTTAGAAGTTACAACTAATGACACAACTCTTTTATGACACAGATGCTGACCTAAGTCTATTAAAAAATAAAACTATCGCAATAATAGGTTACGGCTCACAAGGCCATGCACATGCTTTAAATCTTAAAGACAGTGGAATGGATGTAATAGTAGGGTTATACAAAGGTAGTAATTCTGAAAGCAAAGCTATTAATGATGGATTAAAAGTATTCACTGTTTCTGAGGCTTGTGAAAAAGCAGATTGGATTATGATTCTGCTTCCAGATGAGTTCCAAAAAGATGTTTATATCAAAGAGATAGAACCAAATTTAAAAGAAGGTAAGATATTAAGTTTTGCACATGGATTCAATATAAGATTCGAACTCATTAAGCCACCTAATTTTGTCGACGTTGTAATGATTGCACCAAAAGGGCCTGGACATACTGTTCGTTGGGAATATCAGAATGGCCAAGGAGTTCCTGCCCTATTCGCAGTTGAACAAGACTATTCAGGCAATGCGAGATCATTAGCTATGTCTTATGCCAAGGGTATTGGAGGTACAAGAGCTGGGATTCTTGAAACAAATTTCAAAGAAGAAACTGAAACAGATCTTTTTGGAGAACAGGCAGTTCTATGTGGTGGTTTATCAGAACTTGTTAAATCAGGATTTGAAACTCTCGTTGAGGCAGGATATCAACCTGAATTAGCATATTTTGAGTGTTTACATGAAGTAAAGTTAATAGTCGATCTTATGGTTAAGGGAGGATTATCTCAAATGAGAGATTCAATTTCAAATACTGCAGAATATGGTGATTATGTAAGTGGGAAAAGACTTATAAATAATGAAACAAAAAAAGAAATGCAGAAAATTTTAAAAGATATTCAAGATGGTACTTTCGCTAAGAATTTTGTAGATGAATGTGATAATAACAAACCCTTAATGACAAAATTAAGAGAAGAAAATTCTAAACACGAGATAGAAAAAGTTGGGAAAGGTCTTCGTGCTATGTTCAGTTGGCTGAAATAAATTTATATTTTATATTTATTGCCTCGATTGGGTTTGATCTTTTAATTGGTGATCCAAAGTTTATCATCCATCCTGTTCAAATAATTGGGATTTACATAAAACAAATAACTAATTTTTTTATCCATAATTTCAAGAAAAATAAGAGGATATTATTTTGGGGAGGATTATTTATTGCACTATCCACTATCGCGACAAGCTTTGTGATCGGTAAGATTATTGAATTAATGTTCATTCAATCAAAAAGCAATCTTATTTTTGGAATATTAATCTTCTTAGGCTTATCGAGTTGTTTAGCTTCAAAGAGTCTAATCTTGAGCGTAAAAGAAATTTCAAATCTTATAAACGACAACATAACTGATCAAAAAACTGAACAAATAGTTAAAGAAAAAGTTCAAAGAATTGTAAGTAGAGATGTAAGTACAGCTTCGTTAGAGCATCTTTTGAGATCAAGTATTGAAAGTCTTACAGAAAATTCAGTTGATGGGATTTTTGGTCCGCTTTTTTGGATATTTATTGGAACAGTTTTTATCAAATTTTCGATTTTTCTTCCAGGTCCTTTATCACTTGGCTTTTCATATAAAGCAATAAGTACTTTGGATTCAATGATCGGCTATAAATATGACCATTACAGATATCTAGGTTTTTTTAGTGCAAAAATTGAAGATTGTTCAACTTTCCTTCCAAGTAGAATAGTTTTATTAACATTACCTTTGGTTAGTTCTAAAATTAAAAAATATATTTCTGTCATTAAAAAAAGTTACTCTGATGGAATTAAATATGATTCTCCTAATTCTGGTATTTCAGAGGCTATTTTTGCATATATTTCCAATGTCAAATTAGGAGGTGAGAACAAGTACAATGATGAAATTATTGAAAAGCCAATTATCAATTCAAATGGTAATATTTGCTCCAAAGAAAAAATAAATATTATTTGTCAATTAATTTTAAGACTTCAAATACTTTGGATAATTACTTTTACCATAATTTTTTTTAAAATTTGAATCCTAATTCAATGAAATTTGTTTTAAGTAACTATCATTATTAAAAAGACAATTTTCATGAAAGAAGAAAAACCCCCATTAAAAAATTCGGATAATAGTCCTACTGAAAATCTAAAGGAAGAGACAAATAATACATCTTCTGATAATGAATATTCAAAATGGGTTGATAATCAAGGTGATGAAGTAAAAGATGTTTTTGGATTTAATAGTAGTGCCGAACTTGTTAATGGCAGAGCAGCTATGATCGGTTTTTTAATGCTCTTATTAACCGAATTAGTTTTTAAAGGAAGGCCTGTCACTTCCTCAATCTTTGGTATAAATTGATAATGGAAGAAAAAAAATCTAATCCATTAAAAATTTTCCTATACATTTCAGCTTGGGTAATAATTTGGGGAACATTTGGTTCATTTATAGATTTCCCCCTTTATAAAAATAATATCTATCAAGAGGGGAGCATATATCAATATCTTACTTTTACAATTACAGCAATCATTTCAATTTTGAGTGCCAAATTCTTTTATAAAAAAATTAAACTATAAGAACTTATATCTATATTTTTTAATAATTTTTGCTGGTTCTAAATTATCCTGAGTCTCATATAGTATCCATTGATGAGTTTCAGTATCATGATCACAACCTAAGCTATTTGATGGGTCAGGCAAATTAGAAAGATATGAGTGACATGACTGATCCGCCTCGAAAGCAGAGTCATAACCACTTAAAAAGTATACTGAAAATCCAATAAGTACAACTGATATAACCACTTGAAAAAATAAGCTAACTATCTTCATGAATTTCCGGTCAAAATTTAAATATATCACTTCTAAAATTCTTTCGATAAAAAATTAAGCTATCGACCAACATTAAAGATAAAATCATGAAAGCCTTTATTATTAAAATACAAAATAACCAAAAGTACTAAAATTATATTTAAAACTAATACAACTGAACCAAATATATTAATCTGCTTTTTACCTGGCAAGGTATAAGTAAATTTTTTTCCTTTAAGAAAAGAAGCTAACCCTTTTTTCTCTTTTTCCAAATCCTTAATAGGTTTATCATTTTTAACTTCACTTTCAGAAAAACCTTTTACCATTTCAACCTTTATAACAAATTAATAATATTCTAAATTTAAAATTTTTCTCAAGAATTAACAATTTTTATTCACATATGAAAGCATCATTCCATTTTTATTTTTCTTTAACTTTCTAAAGTAATAAGCTTCAATAAGTTCTGTCTGCAACCCAAGAATACTTGCCTGACATTTATATTTTTTTTGCTCAGACTCAACTAACTGTATTTTCTCAATTTCCAATAATAAGTTACTACATACTTTATATTGCAAATCTTTGAAGCATTCATTTGCTTTTCTTAAAATTTCCGATTTAGTTAATAATTGTTCGGCAACAATAGGATTTAAGAATAAAACTAACAAAGGTAGTGAGAAACATATAAATTTCTTATAACTAAAAAGAGTCAAAAAGTAAAAACCCTCCTAATAAAATCATGTTAAAAATAATATAAAAAAATTATCAATACTTTTTTCTTTAAAAAAAAAGGTGTTCAAAAAGAACACCTATATTAAAGACAAAATAAGCTATTAGAATATTAGCCTTGAACTCTATCCTTAAATAGTTTTCCTGCTGAGAATGTAGGAACTCTTTTCGCGGGAATCGCAATTTTTTCCCCAGTTTTAGGGTTTAAGCCCTGTCTAGCAGAACGATCCCTTGGTTCAAAAGAACCAAATCCCAGTATGGAGACTTTTTTGCCTTCCACTACTGAATCAACAATAGTTTCAATAGCTGCATCAACAACTAAAGATACATCTGTTTTTGTAAGCTCAGTACGAGCAGCTACAAGATTTACTAAATCAGCTTTGTTCATTGAATTGTTTGTATAGCAGAGATTTGAAAGACAAGAATTTTAAAATCAAGTCTAATTACCTCGAACTTGCATATCATATGGAGCAAATACAAATACGGCAACCAAAAATGCCGGCAGCGCAAAGCTTTATACAAAATTTAATGACATTTTTAGCTATTCAACAATATTGTTAGATCTTAAATTTTTATAAGCACTTAAATTTACTTTAGGTAAAATGAAGGGCCAAAACTCTTGCAGTAACTAGTTTTCTTTAAAAAAGTTTAATTTCTAATTATTAAAAAAATTTATATTTAAAAGTAATCAATTTAACAATTTCAAATATTTATTATTTTTTATTAAATTTCAGATATATTTTCTTCTCAGCACATGAAGAGGATATTCTTTCCATTTTAAAAGCAAAAAAATTCAGTAACATATTACGTTTGAACCGAGTTTTGAACTTTTTTGTGTATAAATACAAAACAAAGAAAAGAACATTTAATTAGTAATATTAAATTTTTTAAATTTAAGAATATTGATGAGTGAAACATCAAATTTGATTCTTTTTTTTTAATTTTGCACTTATGATTCTGAAATGAATTATTTAATTAAATTAGTTCATTTATAAAAAAAATTAAAGAAATAAAGAAACAGTGAATGATATAAAGGTTGGAAAACCATTACCTCTGGGTAGTTCAATAACTTCAGGAGGTGTCAATTTCTCTCTAATAGCTACAAATGCAGAATATATAGAAATTTTATTATTCGAGAAAGAAGATTCAGTTGCTCCAAAAACAATCTTCAAGTTAGATCATAGTCATAAGACTGGTTCTTATTGGCATGCTGAAATAAATAATCTCAAAGAGGGTTCAATCTATGCCTTTAGAGTAAAACAGAATGATAATGGACTAAATAAAAATTATTCTAAAACTGTTCTCATAGATCCTTGCTCAAGAGGCATTACTGGATGGAGTAATTACAAAAGAAAAAATGCACTCAACAATATAGATAACATGGATTGTTGTCTTAAAAGTGTTGTTTGTGATAGAAAATCTTTTAATTTTAAAGATTTCCCTAGACCTAAACACTCATGGAAAGAAACTATTATTTATGAGTTACATATCAAAGCATTTACTCAATCCTCTAATGAAGAAGAAAGTTGTTTTAAAAAATTTTTAAAAAAAATTCCATATCTTAAAAAACTTGGCATAACAAGTATTGAATTACTTCCGGTATTTTGTTTTGACCCAAATGATGCTCCTAATGGATTAGAAAATTTCTGGGGATATAGTCCTATTAACTGGTTTACTCCACATTTTCAATATCTTTCTAATAATACCGCCAAAGGAAATAGAGAGGAATTTAGAAAATTTGTGGAAGAATGCCATAAAGCAAACATTGAAGTAATTTTAGATGTGGTTTATAACCATACCTCTGAAGGAGATTATCAAGGACCTGCCATATCTTGGAAAGGGATAGATGACAATCTTTATTATTTCATCGACAAAGATAAAAATTATCAAGATGTCTCTGGATGTGGGAACACTATAGCAGCAAATAGAGGATTAGTTAGAAAATTAATATTAGAGTCATTAAAATGCTGGGTAAATGAATTAGGCGTTGATGGTTTTAGATTTGATTTAGGTATTGCCTTGTCAAGAGGTGAAGATCTCATCCCTCTTGATAATCCACCAATTTTTGATGATATTGAATGTGATCCTGAACTTGCCGATATCAAATTTATCAGTGAGCCTTGGGATTGTGGAGGATTATATAAATTAAACGATTTCCCCTCTAAGAAAACGTTTACATGGAATGGGCATTTCAGAGATGACTTAAGAAGATTTTGGAAAGGGGATAAAGATACGGCTTGGAATATGAGTGACAAAATCAAAGGTAGTCCATCACATTACAAAGAAAATAATTTCTTACCAAAGTCTATAAATTTCATAACTTCACACGATGGATTTACACTAAAAGATTTAGTTACCTTTAACAAAAAACATAATTTCGCAAATAAAGAGCAAAATAGAGATGGGGATAACCACAACAATTCATGGAATCATGGAGTGGAAGGACCTACATCAGACTTATCTATTAAAAAATTAAGAAAGCGGCAACAAAAAAATTTACTTTTGAGTTTATTCATTTCAAGAGGAGTCCCTATGTTGCTAATGGGTGATGAAATAGGAAGATCTCAAGGCGGAAATAATAATTCTTGGTGCCAAAACAATTCTTTAGGTTGGATGAATTGGGATGAAAATCAACAAGATTTAGAACTATTAAATTATCTAAAGTATTTAATAAAAATAAGAAAAAAATTTATTAATTTTTTTAATCCTATTTCTTCAACAAATAAAAAAGAAATTGACAATTTAGCCAATTATTATTGGCATGGTCCAAAGTTAGAAAGTCCAGATTGGAGTAGTTGGTCACATACAGTTGCATTAAGCATCAATAAAGGTGAAAATAATCCTTTAATTTGGGCTGGCTTAAATGCATATTCAAAAAGCATTGATTTTTATTTACCAAAATCTAAAAGTAAATGGCTCAAAATTATTGATACTAATCATTCTGAAAATACTAAGCCTATCCCCATTACCGATACTTTTATTAAAGTAGATAATAGAAGCTCTGTGTTAATTATTTCAGAAGAAGTATTTGGAACAAAAAATAATATAATCTAAAAGCGGGCGGCGGGAATCGAACCCGCATCTTCAGCTTGGAAGGCTGAGGTTTTACCACTAAACCACGCCCGCAAAAAGTAATAGAATTACCTTTGCAATAATACATTACCAAACAATCAACAAAGTAAAAAGATTGGAAAATTCACACTCAAAAAATATAACCGGATCAAGAACAAGATTAATGCTCTCTTATGGACTTGGAGATGCAGGCACAGGTCTAGCCGCCACACAATTTGGCTTTTTCCTTTTTAGATTCTTTATTTGTTCGGCAGGTTTACCCGTTTTAATTGCAGGTTCATTACTAATGTTGATAAAAATATGGGATGCAATAAACGATCCATTAATAGGATGGTTAAGTGATAGGACAAAATCGAGATGGGGGCCAAGGATACCTTGGATGCTAATTGCTGCAGTGCCTCTAGGGATTTCTTTGGCAGCAATTTGGTGGATCCCCACAGGCCCTGTCATAAACAGAACGATATACTATACTTTGATTTCAATAATAGTAATGACTGCTTATACAAGTATTAATCTTCCTTTCGCAGCTCTATCTACAGAAATCTCAGAAAAAACTTCAATAAGAACTAGGTTAAATGCCGCAAGATTTACAGGCTCAATAATAGCTGGTTTAACTGGTTTAATAATAGCTGGAGTGGTTTTAAATTCAGAAGGATTAGCTAATAACGAATATTTTGTGATGGGCAAAATTAGCGGTTTTATAGCAGTAATAACAACCTTATTATCTTGCTGGGGACTTGCCCCATATGCAAAAAAAGCTAGACGGCCATCTGCGAAAGCGGAACCAATTAAACTTCAATTTAAAAGAATATTTAATAACAAAAAATTTCTTAAAGTGATTTCCCTTTATATTTTACTTTGGTGTGCCTTGCAGTTAATGCAAACAGTCGCGTTAATTTATGTAGAGGATGTTCTTAATGTGCCTTCAGAAATTGCTAACTGGGTTCCAATACCATTCCAAATAAGTGCCCTAATAGGATTACAAATATGGGCAAGAGTCTCAAATAAGTTGAACAGAATTTCAGCTTTAAACTATGGTGCAATTATTTGGATTATTTCTTGTACATCAGCATTATTTTTACCTTCTTTATCAAAAGTTTCTTCTATAGAAGATAGCTTTTTACTTAATTTTGATAACCTTATCCTATTCATAATGTTGATTGTCATAATCTGTTTAATTGGAATAGGAGCTTCAACCGCGTACTTAATACCTTGGTCACTACTTCCTGATGCAATAGATGAAGATCCAGAAAAACCCGCAGGCCTTTATACTGCTTGGATGGTTCTTATTCAGAAAATTGGCATTGGACTAAGTGTTCAAGTATTAGGTTTATTATTATATATATCTGGTTATCAATCATGTTTTGTGGACAAATCTACTTTAAATATTATTGAACAATCATCTTTAGCTCAATTAACCATCAGGTTGTGTATTGGTTTTATACCTTCTTTATTAGTAATAGTTGGACTATTTATAATGCGAAAGTGGGATCAAAAATTATTAACCAATTAATATAAAAACATGTACTATCCTAAGTTTTTTAAAAGACTTGTAAGCAGCCTCATAATTGGAGGACAAGCAATTAACTATATCTTTAGAGGTAAAATTTCAAAAAACGATCTTTTTGAACAGCTTATGGAATCAGGTCCCGGAAGTTTAGTGATTGTTTTAATTACAGGCATTGCGGCAGGTACAGTTTTTAATATTCAGGTAGCTTCCCAACTAACAAGCATGGGGGTTTCAAGTGAAATAGGGGGCTTACTAGCTGTAGGGATGGCAAGAGAAATGGCTCCTCTTCTAACTGCTACTTTAATGACTGGCAAAGTCGCTACTGCATATGCAGCTCAACTCGGAACGATGAAAGTTACAGAACAAATAGAAGCTATAACAATGTTAAGAACTGAACCAATTCAATATTTAGTAGTTCCAAGATTACTCTCTATGATAATTATGTCACCAATACAATGTCTTTTATTTTTATCAGTTGCTTTATGGAGTGGGCAAATCTGGAGCACAATTTTTTATAACGTTCCTCCCATTGTTTTTTGGACCTCTGTTCGTTCTGGTAATGTAAGCTTAACTAGTTCAGACTTATCATCCATGATAATTAAATCCGTAGTTTTCGGATTACTAATATCAATTATTGCCTGTGGATATGGCCTTACTACTAAAGGAGGTCCAAAAGAAGTAGGAACAAGTACAACAGGTGCTGTGGTAATGACTCTTGTTACTGTATCTTTAATGGATGTAGTTCTAACACAAATATTATTTGGATAAATCGATGTTTAATACTAAATCAAAACTAACTGAGCCAGTAACCATCTCTCCATCTTTTCAATTACCAATAATCCTAATAATTTTAAGTTTTATGCTCCTATTCCTAAATATTGGTTATTGGCCCACCATAGTATTTGCTGCATTTAGCTTTTTTTTATTGCTTCAATCATTTACTTTAAGAATAAAAATAACCAATGAAGATTTTATAGTTTTGCAACTTGGAAAAGAAATTAGAACCTTTCCATTTAAAAATTGGATCTCTTGGAAATTCTTTTTTCCCATAATCCCCGGTATTTTTTACTTTAGAGAAAAGTCTAGTCCTCATTTATTACCTATACTATTTAATCCAGAGCAACTAAAAAACGAACTTATAAAGAAAGTTGAATCTCTGGAAATTAAAAACCCTTAAAAAAAATTTTTTGATTAATTACAAATTCAATTAAATGACTAATACAAAAGTTTCTAATAATAATCCTGATAAGGAATCAATAATCAATAAATCAATTACAAAAGCAAAAGATAATGAAATAATCAAAAATAAAACAATTCAAAATAAAAAGGTAAATTCTGTAAGTAAAGAACCTAATAAATCTGTAGATGATATTTCAAATGAACTATTTAGCGAACTTATTTCAAAAAAAATCTCTTTAGTTCAAGAGATAAAAGATTTAGAAACAAAAAAAAATGAATTAGAAAAAGATATTGAATCAAATTTCAAGGGTCAATCAGATAATATCGCAAAAAGAGTAAAGGGATTCCAAGAATATTTAACGGGCTCTTTACAGAACCTTTCACAAAATGTAGAAAAACTAGAATTAGTTTCGCAACCAATAGTTGTTAAGCCTTCTCCTCTTGATGAGAAAAAAGAGGCTTCAAACAAAAATGAATTGCTTACTGTTCCTGCCTTATCTGAAACATTTAAACCAGATGAACAACTCATTAGAAGTTGTTTCTCAAATTTCATAGAACAGCCTGATTTTTATTCAGAACCGTGGAAATTAAGACGAAGCCTTGATTCATCAGATATTGAAGTCATGGATGATTGGTTCTTTAATATGGGTGGAAGGGGATCCCTAGAGAGCAGGGGTTCGAGGCAAAAAAATGCTTTATTATCTGCTGGGTTCATAGCTATTCTTGGTGAATTGTATGGAGACCAGTTTCAAACTCTAATATTGGCTTCTCAGCCTGAAAGATTAGGAGAGTGGAGGAGAGTTTTACAAGATTCCTTAGGTCTTACAAGAGATGATTTTGGACCCAATAGCGGCATTGTTCTTTTTGAAAGACCAGAAGGCGTTATAGAAAGAGCTGACAGATTAGAGGCTAATGAAGAATTGCCATTTATTATTGTGGATGCAGCGGAAACATCTGTAGAAATACCAATTCTTCAATTTCCATTATGGCTTGCCTTCGCAGGCTCAAATGATGAAATTTATGATGATCTTGAACTAAATTAACTTCTATGCATATTTTAATTATTTCTATAAGTTATTTTTTGGGATCACTACCAACAGGATTCTTATTTGGTAAATTTCTAAAAAATATTGATTTAAGACTTACAGGATCTGGATCAACCGGGGCAACGAATGTTTTAAGAAA is part of the Prochlorococcus marinus subsp. pastoris str. CCMP1986 genome and harbors:
- the ilvC gene encoding ketol-acid reductoisomerase yields the protein MTQLFYDTDADLSLLKNKTIAIIGYGSQGHAHALNLKDSGMDVIVGLYKGSNSESKAINDGLKVFTVSEACEKADWIMILLPDEFQKDVYIKEIEPNLKEGKILSFAHGFNIRFELIKPPNFVDVVMIAPKGPGHTVRWEYQNGQGVPALFAVEQDYSGNARSLAMSYAKGIGGTRAGILETNFKEETETDLFGEQAVLCGGLSELVKSGFETLVEAGYQPELAYFECLHEVKLIVDLMVKGGLSQMRDSISNTAEYGDYVSGKRLINNETKKEMQKILKDIQDGTFAKNFVDECDNNKPLMTKLREENSKHEIEKVGKGLRAMFSWLK
- a CDS encoding ATP-dependent Clp protease proteolytic subunit, with the translated sequence MTVSAPYYGENTAMRTPPPDLPSLLLKERIVYLGLPLFSDDDAKRQLGMDVTELIIAQLLYLEFDDPDKPIYFYINSTGTSWYTGDAVGFETEAFAICDTINYIKPPIHTICIGQAMGTAAVILSSGTKGHRAALPHASIVLHQPISGARGQATDIQIRAEEVLKNKKSMLEILSRNTGKSIEELSKDSDRMSYLNPQEALDYGVIDRILTSQKDLPNNI
- the cbiB gene encoding adenosylcobinamide-phosphate synthase CbiB, which translates into the protein MAEINLYFIFIASIGFDLLIGDPKFIIHPVQIIGIYIKQITNFFIHNFKKNKRILFWGGLFIALSTIATSFVIGKIIELMFIQSKSNLIFGILIFLGLSSCLASKSLILSVKEISNLINDNITDQKTEQIVKEKVQRIVSRDVSTASLEHLLRSSIESLTENSVDGIFGPLFWIFIGTVFIKFSIFLPGPLSLGFSYKAISTLDSMIGYKYDHYRYLGFFSAKIEDCSTFLPSRIVLLTLPLVSSKIKKYISVIKKSYSDGIKYDSPNSGISEAIFAYISNVKLGGENKYNDEIIEKPIINSNGNICSKEKINIICQLILRLQILWIITFTIIFFKI
- the hemW gene encoding radical SAM family heme chaperone HemW — protein: MNKLPRSAYVHIPFCHRRCFYCDFAVIPLGNKIESLEGYGSKTVKEYLTYLNKEILSIKHKSPLSTIYIGGGTPSILNPLQIKDLINLFKENYKIDYGAEITMEVDPASFNEDDLYGFIKAGINRFSLGVQSFNNQVLEQAGRRHCSKDVEKSCFWLKRAYNHGFIKSWSLDLIQNLPRSGFKEWQEDLKQSLKFFPPHISIYDLSIENGTVFKKLVDLGKLSLPKDDDAFKNSELTNFILKASGYSRYEISNYSIPGHQSRHNRVYWKGLGWWSFGQGSTSSPWGENFTRPRISKDYKKWVTKQCEIKLEHSLINQENIYKELDEKIMLGMRLKEGINIYNLLNEQNWDNKKSKIALKKLLKAWEPFLESGLLIKRGNRFFLSDPKGMELSNQILVSMFRWWEKFN
- a CDS encoding PIN/TRAM domain-containing protein → MTDILVLILFVLSGAASGWLGVDLLPIDILKQVSNVEGFRIVLAIIGFFIGLAAGFVFLQLRKTFLDQIRTMPTDLLISRAVGLILGLLVANLLLAPILLIPFPREVFFAKPLAAILSNFFFGALGYKLADTHGRTLLRLFNPTNTDAYLVNEGIIPAASPKILDTSVIIDGRINGLLSCGLLEGQLIVAQSVIDELQTLADSSSNEKRGKGRRGLKLLKELRELYGRRLVINPTKYEGNGVDEKLLRITEDMAGTLITADYNLSQIAEVKELKVMNLSDLVIALRPEVQPGESLNIKIVREGKEKLQGIGYLDDGTMVVIDDAKKFVGERLDIVITGALQSPTGRMVFGKLINNPESNKSFKSPATQG
- a CDS encoding ATP-dependent Clp protease proteolytic subunit, with translation MPIGTPSVPYRLPGSQYERWVDIYTRLGVERILFLGQEVNDGIANSLVAQMLYLDSDDNTKPIYLYINSPGGSVTAGLAIYDTIKYVKSDVVTICVGLAASMGAFLLGAGTKGKRVALPHSRIMIHQPLGGTSQRQASDIEIEAREILRIKDMLNHSMSDMTGQSFEKIEKDTDRDYFLSAEEAKNYGLIDRVISHPSEAS